CGATCCCCAACAAGCAAACCAATCGTTAAGCAAAGGGGGCAACACCACGGGCTTCTTGGTTTCCTCCTCAGAAGCTGCAGCGCGACCCTTCCCCTTTCTAACTTCCACACACCTTGCAAAGTCTCCTGATCACTGTGGAATCGCTGAACTGCTTGCCTAGAGTGTTCACTGAGCACGTTCTCCAAGATTGGCCGTAACgaggcttgtgccacctcttcagcGCACACCTTGCCTTCACTGATCTTGGAGATCAAAGGATCACAGTGTGCGCTCAGTGTGATGCTCAAAAGACAAGCAACTGGATCAGCGGTTCCACTTCAGCGATCAGGACACTCAACCATCGTACTAAGTATTAGGTTAGAATTCTGCAAAATCTATTTTGGTGGACACCCCCTCCTTAATGTTCTGGAAATCTACCTCAGCCTCAGAATAGCTAACAGTTAAAGGAGAATATGCCAAAATTGCATATTGATACACCATTAGACCCACATCAACATTATGGCTAAAATGTAGATGAAATGCAATTAAAATTAGCTAGAGTTATGTGGGCAGAATGATCTAATCCCTTCAGCTGGAACAATCGCTTGGGCAGGCATCCAGGGAGAGAGCTCTCTTTTAACTGTCTTGATTTTAAAAACCAACTGGCCATGGATCATTGCGGGTAGACTGtcatcttttcttccttttttaatatGCACAAGAGTACCCTTGTGGTAAAGAGGATTTAATTCCATTTCAATAAAGGCTTTAAAAACAGGCAGAATTCATGGAGGGGTTTATCTGTTTAGATAAAGCTGTTATCCATGGCTTTTCAACTGTGAGCTGCTCTGAGAGCTCTTTCTTGTTGAAGGGTGAGTGAtagatatatttaaatataatatCTGTGATGGCTAAACAGAGTATCTGTGTTCCGGAAGCATGGGATATCGTGGGCAAACAGACGGTTGCCATCATGCCGTGCTTGTACATTTCCTGGAGCGCATCTGGCTGGTCAATGCTGAAATTAGAAaaacttttggtctgatccagcagggcagtttGGGGCCTTGTGACCTTTGGGAGCAAAAATAAGCTTGACCTAAGATGGTGTTAAATGAGTTTGCTAGAGCTTGTTTGCTCTTGGTCCATAGATGATTGTACTTCTCAAAGGTTGAAATCACCCCCCCTAAGTACTACTTTTGCTTCTGATGTTTAAGGTGTCCAAATCTGTTTCTTTAGCTTCCCCTCAAAATGTAAATTGCTCACTTTCCTGAACAAAGCAGAGCCTGTGGGTTAGCCTGGCATCCCATGAGACCTCATTTGAATTGCAAAAGACTGAAAATTATTGGTGTGCATTGCtgtttttattcctttaaaaCTGGGGAGAAAAGCCTTAAGAAATAGGTTAGCTGTCAGGGGAAGACTTAAATTTGAAAACGGAGGGACGCGCAGCTCCCAATCTACGCACGTCCTGTGTCTGTCTGTAGGTGGGTGGGAATCCATCTCCCATGTTCTCATTTCAGGTCCCTttacttccttttttaaaaagagagactgAGTAATAATCGTCATACTTTTTCTTTATCATCATTGCTAGACAAACGTTTATGGATCTGCCCAGAGACGAAAAATGCGCCCTTTTGAAGGCTTCCTGCGCAAGGCAATTGTAATTTGTCCCACGGATGAGGATTTGAAAGACAGAACAATAAAGCGAACAGACGAAGAGGGGAAGGATGTGCCTGATCACGCGGTGTTAGAAATGAAAGGTAGGACCCTAGAAGAAAAAATCCCACATGTGGCAAGTTGATATGGGGATATAGTTTGAGAAGAGAACTTATCTGAGTGATCCTTTAGACCTTTTTCAGCTCTCCCCTTTTGTCTTGCTTCCATCTATTCCACACCATAGCTATTAGCATGTCCTTTTCCCTGCCTGTCTCAAGCTGCCACATGCTGTGGGGAAAATAAATGCAGAAGTTGCATGATGCATCGAGGCTGTATTTGTTGTGATAGGAAAGTCCTGCTCGTTCTCCAAAGCTGACGTGCATCTCATCAACACTCAGCCTGCTCCACCTCTTCTGGCTACCCAAGACTTGAAATAGCTGGCCTTGTGCATTTCAGTCGGAAGTAATTCCTtctaagttcagtgggacttactcccacgtcagcctgcataggattgcagccacagccaAAAAGGAGGAGTGGGACTCTCAGTAGAAACTCTTTTCTTGCTGTACCATACTGCATGGCCCTTGCTAGTGGGGTGTGTTCCCTGCCCTTGAAATGAACACAGGCAGAATTGGGCTGGAACATTCTCTGTGCCCTTTAAGTGTTTTCAGGAATGGGAAGATTTCTAGTGACCTGGTTGTCACAGAAAAAACATGATGTTGACAATTGGGAATTTGAAAAGGTATTCCAATTCTGCACAAGACTCATCTTAAATTTGATCTTGGCATGTAGGGCTTCAAACTTCCATCCTTAATGGTTGCCTTCACCATACAAGCAGTGTTAAAGTTTTAGCCCCACTACAGCTCTATGATGTAGGTTGAACTGAGAGTGCTACTTGCCCTGGGTCAGCTAGTGAGTACGTTTTAGCTGAGCAGGGACTTGGATCTCTGTCACCCTGACTCAGTACTTTTTCCAGTATGCTCCTTTGCGATAAATCTTGGCATGCTGGATTAGGAGCGGGAAGGCAGTTTATGGCATGGGTTTGAGAGCTAAGGTGGCGTAGTGGTTTTGGTGTTggaggtccaggttcaaatctctgctgtgccttgaagcttcctgggtgaccatgggccactcactatctcccagcctcacctacctcatgggATTGATATGagcacagaaggagggaaggaatcatgtacaccatgattccggtataaaaatgtgaaaaataaatgggtGGGGCTTCAGGAAGAATACTGGACTAGCGTGACTGGGCTATATGTTGAGCATTTTGCTAGTTGTGATATTGCATTGATAATCTCATAGGCCTGAAATCAGTGGGGTGTCTCCCCCCAATTAGCAGGAAGAGAGGAGGATAATCCCACACATACATCAATGTAGTATTAAGGTGTATCCCTCCTTGATCATTCTACTTGTTACCTTTTTCCTCCTATTctcttgctgtgtgtgtgtatgtacgtgtgtgtttctttttttcctggagccctggaagaaagcttcccctcccctcctccttgcgtGTGCTCCATGGGGACTGACGTGTGTCTCTATCTTCTCCCTGTGCCCCTCTGCACCAGCCAACTTTGCGCTGCCAGAAGCAGGTGACTTCCTGGATGCCGTTGTCTACATTGAGATGCAGAAGGATGAAGCAGAGAAGCTGGTGAGGCAGTACAACGAGGAAGGCAAGAAGGCCGGCCCACCCCCTGAAAAGCGCTTTGATAACAGGGGTGGAGGCTTCCGGGGCCGGGGCGGTGGCTTTCAACGCTTTGACAGCCGGGGCCCACCAGGGGGCAACCGAGGCGGCTTCCAGAACCGAGGAGGTGGCGgcgggggtggaggaggaggaggaggaggaggcggattCCGAGGAGGAGGCAACAGTGGTGGCAGCggcggtggaggaggaggaggaggaggaggaggtaagcctATTTTGGAGCGTCTGAACTGAATGTTGCCAGCTTGTGTTTGAAAGGATGTTGTTCCCCAGCACAGTGGTGGCAAGGCAGAATGGGAACAAGGATGCCAGTTTTCGTTCTCAACCTCATCAAAAACTGCCCTGTGCTGTGCATAGCTATGGAGCGTTCCCCTGAATTCTGGTTTAGCATGGAGTCCGAATAACTAAACCACGTTTGAAGTGGGTTTGCGTTAAGCATGACATATGAACCTAGCAAACCCTGgcagttttctttctctcttcttgcAAGGTGAGAAGCAGGTTTTACTGGTGTCTTCCCAGGGCTTGTAGGAAGGCCATCTTATTTGCTTACCCCTTTCTGAGGGCAGTGTGTGCGCTTTGGGGTCTTTCTATCCCAAGCTGTCTAGGCATTGATTTATGCTGATGCCTGTTCTGAGTTCTTCGAATAGGGCCAGGTTAATAGCAAGGCTTACACATTTGAGAATGAAGGACAACAGAAAGACAGGGCCTAAAAGACTTAAGCTTTGGGCTCTAGTTTAACCTTTTGATCATGGCTTCTTGCTTCAGGGTTCAGCAGAGGCGGGTATAACCAGAATCGATGGGGAGGTGGAAACCgagacaacagcaacaacaacagtcGAGGCAACTACAACCGGAACaaccagcagcagagcagctacaGCCCAGCACATAACCAGAATACCTACAAAAGTGGCAACAACATGGGCCCTGCCCCATCTGCCCCTGCGCCTCCCCCTGCCTCGAATGCCCCTTCCAGCACTTACAATCCAGTGCCACAGGTAAGAGTGCCTGTCCTTGTATAGCTGCAGTTAGGCTGCTGCTTTGGGGAGGCACAGAGGCCCTTCCAAAAACACTTACGTTGTCTTGAGTCaaactgttccccctccccatttaatttgtaattttttaaaatttacttttTCTTACGCTGTTGCAGCCGTTCGGTTTTTCTGCAGACAGCTCCTCCTCTATCTCCAGAGGCCTTTTCCCCCCTTACAACTGAAGTTCTGTGTGAAGGAGGATGAGCTAGTGTCTTGGGGGTCTCTCGTAGGGGAATTCTCTGTGCCCTTGccagactacaattcccaaggcTCTGGGGAAAGCCACAGATGTTTCAACAGGCACAGAGCCAACTGTAGGCTTACGATGGCTCTCCAAAGTGAGGTGGCTGTAGCTTGAGtttgagggaggaggaagaagctaATCTCTGTAACCAAGAGATAATGGCCGTCTTAAGAAGCCCAAGGTCTGGGATGGTGAACTGAAAGCAGCAGAAGAGAAGCCCAATCGTGGGGCAGGTGATGGTGTAGCTCTTGGTGCATAATAAATATTATGGTCTCTGTTTTGAGGCATAACTGCTTTGATAGCTTTTGCTACAGTGGTGGTGTTCATCTGTGCTGCTTATTTGTTCAGGTACACCTTTTGAATGAGGCCACAGAGGAAAGGAAACATGAGCTCTGGGAACCAAAGAATGTCCCTTCCCTCAGGGCTTTGGAATCAATCTTGaaagcaattttgggtggatTTGGAGATGGAGCAGACGTTTCATGTGCCAACTCCACAGCCTGCTAGTTGGCGTACCGTTGCTGACTAGATGGTAACTTTGTGAGGCCAGGGTTGTGGAATTGGGACACACACAATCTCGGACTCCAACCCCACCCGGAATTATTTCTGACTCCACAACTCTGCTCAGAGCACCAGATGATCTCTTGGTCCGAGCAGTCTTTGACCAGGAGCTGTTAATGGTTCAGAGCTTTCCTTTGTGTGAGAGAAGTCAATGAGTGCAGTAACCTTCTCAATCTGTGCTCCCTGCAGCAGAGCTACAGCCAGCCGCCCTACAACCCTCCCTCCAGCTACAACCAAGGTGGTTACACTCCCAACTACAACTATGGGAGCTACAGCAGTTACAGCCAAAGCTACACtcagcccccaccaccacctaccTTGCCGAGCTACAATCAGCCCAACTACAACCAACAGTACCAACAGGTGAGTGGGCACAACTCCAATGGTAGTCCTCGTGCAGCAAGAGAGTGCttgatggtggttctgggagcGAGGAAGAGTGGCTCCTATTCCGTTGATTTCCTCCCcattggggtggggtgtgtgctgtgctGGAGTTAGCATTTGTAGTTGTAAAGAAGGAACGAAGTCATTTCCTGCTTGAAATGGTTCAAGTGCTGCTTGAAACCTAGTCCAGGTGGCTGAAGTGCTGGACTTGCACTGGGAAAACTTGGGTACAAACCATGCAGTTTTATTGAACTGAAAATCTTGCAGGATCACTAGATGGACAGTCTTGCTTTATTTGCATGGTCTGTGCCATTCTCAGTTTGGCTTCCCTGAGAATTTCTGTTGCTTAAGTAGCCTGGAGTACACACAGCCAACCCTGAACGCGACTTGTTGTGCCTGGCTTAAGGGGAGAAGAGCATGCTTGGCACTTCTCCGAAGGGAGAAGTTCCAAGAAACCTGAGCCCACAAGTGGGAGAGAACTTAGTGGAATTTATAAAGGATTTTcagaaatgtattttaaattataGCTATTACTGTTTGTATACATGGCAATTTTCCAAGAAGAGGTCCCTTCCCTATATGGCTTGTGTTCAAGTAAATGGACAAAGGGGAGGGAACACAGGAAGGGGTGTATGTGTGGAAACGGAGGCAGGGGTAACCATAGGAAGAATATACGATAAGTTCAATGACGCGCTCTTGGGTTCAGTTACAATAGTGTAGGAGGATGAGGGGGTTGTGCCAAACACTCCACGAAAGAGAGAATATGGCTAAAAATAGAGTACACTGAATTTGGATGTGTTTCATGTTCACTGCCGCTTTTAATCCAGAATGACGACTCGCTTCTTTCCCCTGCAGTACGCCCAGCAATGGAGCCAGTACTATCAAAACCAGAGCCAGTGGCCCCCGTACTACGGGAACTATGACTACGGGAGCTACGCGGGCACCTCGCAGGGGGGCTCCAGTGCTCAGTGATGGCACCGGGTCGTCCTTAGAGAGAGCAGCTTGTTCGTGCCACCCTTTGCAAGTATCCACCCGATGGTGACATGTCTTGACTGTCTTGGGAGGCCCCAGAGAGAACTTCATCTCTCTGCCCTTGTTTCTGTAGTTCTTGAGGATGGCTGCGTTTTTACCTGTACAGCTAGAGGCATGCTTCCTTCCCTTTGTACCatccctcatgaggaagttgcattatttctttctctttccttgttGAAGACAatactttttccttttttaaaaaattctctttcGAAAAAGGCAAGGCTCTTAAGCCTCACATCCTTGTACTTTGTAGACCAAGATCCCATCCTAGTCTCCAATGTGCTACAGTAGTCGGGCGCCCAGCTCCCGAAATGGCTCGCCTTAGGACTTCTCACCACCCTGTCTTGGTTTCTCTTCTATTCCACCTCACGCAGCTCTGCTAGTGCTCATAAGTTCTAAACATTTTGGAAACTTttcctgcagtttggtgtcacCCGTCTTTGAGGTGTTTTATCTGTCTTTTCTGCAAATAACTATAAACAGGAGGGGAAAAGAGATGGCTGTCTTATGGTAATTATGATTTTTTTAGAttattctgtaattttttttaccGTGAGTCAGCAGCTGTTAATATTTTCATCAAGGTAACAATTCCTGTTTGCTCAATTCAGGAGAGAAGAAAACAAAGTGAGGGAGAAATTATCTTAAATGTGTAACTTTTTATACGATGTCTGAGTTTCTGTAACTTTCCACATGCTTTCTGTTGAGTTGAATTGTAACAGCTTTTTgtatttggaggaaaaaaagagtgAATATTGAACTTTAACATGGTTGTGCCTAGTGTCTTGTGTGTTCTGCCCTTTACCATCCCGCATTTTCACTTCAgcacttgaggggaaaaaaagaacttcaCCCAGAGCTAGTacctgtttctttaaaaactgtTGTACGCCCATCCCAGTAGTGCAATGGTAAATCTTGAAGATGCAGGAGCTTGCCATGACACCCTCCCTCCCATTAGGACTTTAAGGAGGCCACATcccattaataaaaaaaaaaaatcaactttaaatacCTTCCGTGGAGTGTCTTCTACCACTTCTTTCTGATTTGAACTTTAAATGAGAAGTAGCTCAATTCATTGCAGACTCTTGGAGTGGGTCACAATAGTTTTTCAAATGAATAAATATCAGCCTCAAAAATATCCAGAATAAATCTACAAAGTGTATTAAGAGTGCTAGCtcatacatatttactcagaagtaagcctgccACCAGTCCACTGCCTTTCACTTGTTCTGTAGCAAAGGGTGAAGCAGGGAATGTAGCTGATAGGTGCTTTTGGGGTGGTGCTGAGCTAAAAGGGGAGACATGATGCATACAGTCATTAGTCACTTGCACTTCCCCCTTTATTCCCTGAATTGCTACCAGAACTGTCTTTTCTCCCTGTGTGTTTTACATCTACCCTTTGGTAATCCAGGGCATTTTATGCTTCAAGACGACTTGCTATACTGAGCAATTCTCATCACAAGATGAGACAAGATAGAACAGATCCGCAACTGACTTGGCCCCCTTGCACAGAAATAGTGGGTGAGAGAAGTACTAGTTATTCACTGGAGTCCTGTTGAGTAATGGATTCACGTTCTGGCCCATGACAACCAGCTCAGTGATGATAGGGATGGGGGAGTTGGTTGTCTTCTAGCCCCCACCACTGTCATTCATGGGTTTCCAGACCTTCATGAAATGTTCCTGCCTGCCCTGTTAGGAAGGAATAGGTGCCCATAAGAAAAAACAGGTGTTCTGGGACAAGCTGAAATAAAGCAAAATAGATACAACTGGAGTAGAGCTTGGCTGTCCTTTTGGGGGAATTGTAGGTCTTAATTCTGTTTTCACATGCTCCATTCCATGTCAGGAGGGTTGCATTGGACTTAATCAGTAAGCCATGCTGCTAATGCATACTCTCTAATAACAGATTATGGATATTTCCATAAGTTATTTAAGATGGGATAATTATGTAGCAAGAATAAGACAATTCCTTGTCTTAAAGGCCTCACAGTCTTCACCGAAAGACAAAAACAACTGTCCAAAAGAAATAGAAGCAGCCACTGTTAAGTAAATTAACCATTTCCTCCCTTCTTGCCCTTTTCAAATTCAGTTTCAACTCTTAAGTCTCCTTTTGGTTTATTGGgcatctgagggcacaatcctgacaaggtctactcagaagtatttcctgttttgttcaatggggcttactctcaggaaagtggggtaggattgtagcctgagttcctTGAACAGGTTCAGGGGAAGCTGCCTGATGTGCGCTCAGACGAATGCTCTCTCTGCCCTAGGACTGCCTGTTCTGATTGGCAGTGTTGCTCCAGGGCTGCGGACAGAGAGTGGCCTGTTCCGGCCCATATgtgaggctaactgaagcagttgcttcaggtagCAGTCTGGCAAAAGGTGCCTGCCTTGATCTGACCATTCAGCGCCACCGCGCTGcctccttgaattggaaaaggaagagaaggagggagtGAAAgatgtggggaggagatggggaggttGGAGTgtccaagcagtggcgtagctggaggggggcggagcgctcagtccggcagggaggctcagcagggcgggcaagcagcccctcccttcggagccattcccggcagggcgagcaaaacggagccatacgttttgctccccctgccaggaatggccccgaagggaggggccgcttgcccgtcCCCCTGAacctccctgccagactgagcgctccgcccccctccagctatgccactgtgtccaAGCCAGAAAGAGGGACCCACACTGTGAGAATCAGTggctgaagccatttctgcccaacattgcatatgcgCAACGTGGGGGCCAAATGTGTGCACTGGACCAGAATGGGTTAAAAGAGCTCAGCCCTCCAGATCCTGGGAGAGCTTTTTGCCAGTCTGTTCCAGTCTTCCCGCGTGCGGCTGAAGTGCCCCCGGAACCAATTTGCCTGGGTCCCCGTTGCAGGGGGGACGTCATTCTCCGTGCACCCCTGGGACCGGAAGTCCGCACTAGCTAGTCCGGGTAGCTGCGGTTCCCCCCGTGGACTAGGTCGGCTCCGAGGAATGGAGGCTGGAGGGGGACACCCCCTGGAGCCGCTGTCCCCGAGCGGGGGCCCTGCGCTGGCAGGTTGGTTTCGGGCGGGGGGTGTTGCACTGAAATGGGTCCCCCTACTTTGGACTGGACTGTGGCTGAACCCCTTTGGCTTCTGCCTATTGACCCTCAGGGTGTCCCTgtccagaggggggaggggggacctaAGAGGGGGTCCACGTTtatccctggggagggaaggttgaCAAGTCCTCCTCTtacccccccccaagtcttctccctctctcactccctggcttggaaatggaattggggggggggggcagattctgcccacccctttctCTTCATGAGTCTGTGCAACTCCCTGCCACGGGATGCTCTGCCTCAAGGTCTTGGAACAGTTTTTTATAGTGCAGCGTGTcatgagtctgtggaacccccgccacaggatgctgtgcctCAGGGTCTTGAGAATAGTTTCTTTTTAAGCCCAGCACGTCATGAGTCTGTGGAACctcctgccacaggatgctgtggtcTTGAGGCAAGTTTCTTTTTAAATCCATCGTGTCCTGAGtctggaattccttgccacaggatgctgtgcctCCCGGTCTTGAGGAAACAGTTCTTTTTAAAACCAGCGTGTCTTGGGTTCCAGGTTGGGGTTTGGGGTGCATCTTGGCTCTTGGTGAGTTGTACTATTCTAACTGCTGACTCTCCCCAGGGCACTTCTTGGGGATCCCGCACAGTGCTGGTCTCTTGTCTGCATATGGTTGCTTTATGACCAGCAGTACAAGGAGTCTCTTCTGTCTTTTCAGGTGTTGACTCTCTGAGGAACGTAGAACAAGGCAACCCAGACAGCCTTCCCTCTGCAGATATGCTGGAAAGCGGCCCTCTAGACAAAGCTGAAGCTGCAAAGACACTCCCTTCTGCAGAGGAGATGGTGGAAATTCCAGCTGCCAGAGACTGTCCTCCTGAGAGCAGCAGAGTTCTTAATGTGTCCTTGCAGGTTTCTCAGGGGGATGAACAGAAACTAGATGACCAAGGTTCCTGTGGCTTGAAAGCAACTAACTGCACCTCACAGCACCAGCCTCTCTGGGGAGAAGAGATGTCGAAGATCCCAGAATCTCCCAGTTGTCACCGGGATGGAAACAGGTCCTTTGGAGGATCCCATCAGAGGGAACAGTCCCAGGATCCAGGCTTGCACTTTTTGGCAGAGAAGCCTGGAAATATCAGttcatcctccctgccctcctatTGGGGTGAAATAGAGACTGAAATGGTGGCTTCGGGTAATGTGATCAGAACAACCAATATGTTTCACCAGTACAGTGGAAAAGAGAGGACCACGACTCTCAAGGACAGCACCCCAAATGGGGAAGAGTCCTTTAATGCCAAACAGTCTGACAAGGACAGTGGAAAGCCAGAAGACATTGACCCTGCTCTGCTAGCCATGTTCCATGCCGTGGCCAACAGCCACTTGCCAGTCAAGAGTCAGCAGAAAGACGAGCCGGATTTCACCCCTGCAGAGAAGCTGGCCATCTTGCGGGATCTGTACCGTGCCAAGCCCCTGGTCTTCCTAGAGCGCTTCCGGATGGCCCTGCGTGAAGAACACCTGCCGTGCTTTCGCCACCTCTCCGGCAGCTATGAGGCAGATTTCTACTGCGCAGAAGTGCGCCGGGCCAGCCTTGGCAAAACCCGGCACACCCGGGTCCGGAACAAGCGCTACGCAGCTCTGCAGCAGCTTATCAGAGGTACAGGGGCCTGGTCTATTGGCTTTCATTCGCCTCTGGCAGGGGATTGGAATGCTTTTTGTTCGCATGGAGGTGAAAGAAGAGATGGGACTCTGAGTTTGCGACCCTCCCGCCACATTTTACTCTGATTTCTGCTATCTGTTTCCCTTGCAACCCATCCAAGGCAGTGTCACCTGCAGGCATCATCCAGTGACTTGGCTGC
This sequence is a window from Tiliqua scincoides isolate rTilSci1 chromosome 10, rTilSci1.hap2, whole genome shotgun sequence. Protein-coding genes within it:
- the CCDC97 gene encoding coiled-coil domain-containing protein 97, which produces MEAGGGHPLEPLSPSGGPALAGVDSLRNVEQGNPDSLPSADMLESGPLDKAEAAKTLPSAEEMVEIPAARDCPPESSRVLNVSLQVSQGDEQKLDDQGSCGLKATNCTSQHQPLWGEEMSKIPESPSCHRDGNRSFGGSHQREQSQDPGLHFLAEKPGNISSSSLPSYWGEIETEMVASGNVIRTTNMFHQYSGKERTTTLKDSTPNGEESFNAKQSDKDSGKPEDIDPALLAMFHAVANSHLPVKSQQKDEPDFTPAEKLAILRDLYRAKPLVFLERFRMALREEHLPCFRHLSGSYEADFYCAEVRRASLGKTRHTRVRNKRYAALQQLIRGGEYFSDEQMRSRDPLLYEQYIGQYLSDEELQALGSLKLEASCPLSGVLLDSYQEQVIQRRLQIQQEQEEACEEEEEEEEDDIADDGVEATALDPDMEELALDEEEKALLREEFTSRMYQQFLDGKDRDFNYSEVDENPDFDNLDIVSRDEEERYFDGEDPEDVDAMDAE